From Planctomycetaceae bacterium:
AAAACGGCAGGTCCGCCGAAATACAGATATGACATTCCCCAATCAGACCGCAGCAGGCTTGATACCGAAGACGTGTTGAATTCGCTGCGTTCGCTGATGTGGCGAAACGTCGGTATTACACGTCTGGCAAAGCCGTTGGCCGAAGCACAGGAAATCATTACTTTCTGGCAGCGGTATGTTTTGGACAAAATTTTCGATTCACCGGTCGGCTGGGAGTGTCAGAATATGTTGACGGTGTGTATGATGATGGCAAAAGCCGCTGAAGTGCGTACCGAAAGCAGAGGCGTGCATTTTAGAAGTGATTATCCGCAAATAGACGATACGAAATTTAAAACACATCTGGAATTTGAATAATGGAACAGAAAAAAATAGATATTGAGCAGGTTCGGCAGGTTGCGAAATTGAGCAGGCTTGATTTGAGCGAAGAAGAAATCTCGCAATTTTCAGGTCAGTTGAGTGCAATCCTCGGATATGTCGAAAAAATCAATCAGCTTGATACAGGCAGTGTCCAGCCTTTGGCGCATTGCCTGCCGGTAAGCAATTGTTTGCGTGCGGATGAAATTAAGCCGTCGCTGGGAACTGAAAAGACTTTGTCAGTCGCACCTGACAAAGACGAACATTTTTTTATTGTACCGAAAATTCTGGAAGGAGAGTTGACGTTATGATTGAAATTTTGAAAAAAGCGGTAGTCGTTATTTGTGTTATTTTAATTTTTTGTTTTTTTACAGGGAAGGCGTTTTCTATGCAGTCAGTGCAGCAGGAAAAAGAATTTAAAGACAAAGCGAGTTTGAAATATTTATTATATGTGCCAAAGACATACGA
This genomic window contains:
- the gatC gene encoding Asp-tRNA(Asn)/Glu-tRNA(Gln) amidotransferase subunit GatC, whose amino-acid sequence is MEQKKIDIEQVRQVAKLSRLDLSEEEISQFSGQLSAILGYVEKINQLDTGSVQPLAHCLPVSNCLRADEIKPSLGTEKTLSVAPDKDEHFFIVPKILEGELTL